From the genome of Cedecea lapagei, one region includes:
- a CDS encoding DUF1454 family protein: MKYLLPALVLLALPLAVSRADPTSDAASQLPAAPYLLPGAPTFDLTITQFRGKFDIDNPSLPLNEFRAVENSRDKANLTRAATKINENLYASAALELGTLKIKSMQITWLPIQGPEQKAARGKALEYMAAIIRSFTPTLSKTQSQQKLTKLLSDGKNKRYFAQNDGAIRYVVADNGEKGLTFAVEPIKLALSETLNSGE; this comes from the coding sequence ATGAAATACCTGCTGCCTGCCCTTGTGCTGCTGGCGCTGCCTCTGGCGGTAAGCCGGGCAGATCCCACGTCAGATGCAGCTTCTCAGCTTCCCGCCGCGCCTTACCTGCTGCCCGGCGCGCCAACTTTCGATCTGACGATTACCCAGTTTCGCGGAAAGTTTGATATCGATAATCCGTCGCTGCCGCTGAATGAATTTCGTGCGGTGGAAAACAGCCGCGACAAAGCCAACCTGACCCGCGCCGCTACCAAGATCAACGAAAACCTTTATGCTTCTGCGGCGCTGGAGCTCGGCACGCTAAAAATTAAGTCGATGCAGATAACCTGGCTGCCGATTCAGGGGCCGGAGCAAAAAGCCGCCCGCGGCAAGGCGCTGGAGTACATGGCCGCAATTATCCGCAGCTTCACGCCCACGCTTTCTAAAACACAAAGCCAGCAGAAGCTGACTAAACTGCTCAGCGACGGTAAAAATAAACGCTACTTCGCCCAGAACGATGGCGCCATTCGCTATGTGGTGGCAGACAACGGTGAAAAAGGGCTAACCTTCGCAGTTGAACCGATTAAGCTAGCGCTATCTGAGACGCTAAACAGCGGCGAATAA
- a CDS encoding SLC13 family permease, with protein MSLWFSDPLILPGIIILITIVLWATSALPEYLTALLFFAAAMVAKIAPAEVIFSGFASSAFWLVFSGFVLGIAIRKTGLADRVARALSARLTDSWLHMVGSVVLLSYALAFVMPSNMGRIALLMPIVAAMAKRASIGEGTRAWFGLALAVGFGTFQLSATILPANVPNLVMSGAAEGSYGLHLNYLPYLMLHTPVLGLLKGLALVGLICWLFPGNPSPPKQIESPGPMSTEEKRLTWLLVVVLGLWVTESWHGIAPAWIGLIAACITLLPRVGFISGEEFASGVNVRTCFYVAGILALATTVTHIGLGALVGESLMAIIPLDASRPFTSFAALTGITSLLNFIVTANGVPALYTTFAESFSQATGFPLLSVIMIQVLGYSTPLLPYMASPIVVAMGLGKVPAKEGIKLCLALAAVTFLILLPLDYGWFRLLDKL; from the coding sequence ATGTCGCTCTGGTTTTCAGATCCCCTCATCCTGCCCGGCATTATTATTCTCATCACCATTGTTCTTTGGGCCACTTCTGCGCTGCCTGAATACCTGACCGCGCTGTTATTTTTCGCCGCAGCGATGGTGGCGAAGATAGCCCCGGCAGAGGTGATTTTTAGCGGTTTTGCCTCTTCGGCCTTTTGGCTGGTGTTTAGCGGTTTTGTTCTCGGCATCGCTATCCGCAAAACCGGCCTTGCCGATCGGGTGGCGCGAGCGCTTTCAGCGCGGCTTACGGATTCCTGGCTGCATATGGTCGGCAGCGTCGTGCTGCTGAGTTATGCCCTGGCTTTTGTGATGCCTTCAAACATGGGGCGTATTGCCCTGCTGATGCCGATTGTCGCGGCAATGGCGAAAAGAGCGTCTATTGGCGAAGGTACCCGCGCCTGGTTTGGGCTGGCGCTGGCCGTTGGGTTTGGCACTTTTCAGCTCTCGGCAACGATTCTCCCCGCTAACGTGCCAAACCTGGTGATGAGCGGGGCGGCAGAAGGATCTTATGGCCTGCATCTTAACTATCTGCCTTACCTGATGCTGCACACTCCGGTGCTTGGCCTTCTGAAAGGGTTAGCGCTGGTAGGGCTGATTTGCTGGCTATTTCCCGGTAACCCTTCGCCGCCAAAGCAAATTGAGAGTCCGGGGCCGATGAGCACCGAAGAAAAACGGCTGACGTGGCTGCTGGTCGTTGTGCTTGGGCTATGGGTAACGGAAAGCTGGCACGGTATTGCTCCCGCATGGATAGGGCTTATCGCCGCCTGCATTACGCTGCTGCCGCGCGTTGGGTTTATCTCCGGCGAGGAGTTTGCCAGCGGCGTGAACGTCCGCACCTGCTTCTACGTGGCGGGTATTCTGGCACTGGCAACGACCGTTACTCACATCGGGCTTGGTGCTCTTGTTGGCGAGAGTCTGATGGCTATTATACCGCTGGACGCCAGCAGGCCGTTTACCAGCTTTGCTGCGCTGACCGGCATCACCAGCCTGCTCAACTTTATCGTCACCGCTAATGGCGTTCCGGCGCTTTATACTACCTTTGCTGAGAGTTTCTCGCAGGCGACCGGGTTCCCACTTTTGTCAGTGATTATGATTCAGGTGCTCGGCTATTCCACGCCGCTGCTGCCGTATATGGCGTCACCGATTGTGGTGGCGATGGGGCTGGGGAAAGTCCCTGCCAAAGAGGGAATAAAGCTTTGTCTGGCGCTGGCCGCGGTGACGTTTTTGATTTTACTGCCGCTGGATTACGGCTGGTTCCGGTTGCTGGACAAACTCTAA
- a CDS encoding aminoimidazole riboside kinase, whose translation MHQRNKVWVIGDASVDLVPEQVNTYLKCPGGASANVAVCVARLGGSCGFIGCLGDDDTGHFLQHTLRDEGVDVTALRLDPRQTSAVLIVNLTPEGERSFTYLVHPGADAFVSPQDLPEFAANQWFYFSSIGLTESPAREACLEGARRIKEAGGHVMFDVNLRLNMWRDAGDIRPLLAKAMGQASICKVSAEELCWLGEVEHWPDARHFIRELGCATTIISLGEQGALLVSPEGEFSFPAPRITVVDTTGAGDAFVGGLLYTLSQSSGWDHQLLAEAIDNANLCGAMAVTAKGAMTALPYQDQLAAFRTTHPIKNNLNPSGVFYER comes from the coding sequence ATGCATCAACGCAATAAGGTTTGGGTCATCGGTGATGCTTCAGTGGATCTAGTGCCTGAGCAGGTGAATACCTACCTGAAATGTCCGGGCGGTGCCTCGGCAAACGTCGCGGTTTGCGTTGCGCGACTGGGGGGAAGCTGCGGGTTTATAGGTTGCCTTGGGGATGACGATACCGGGCACTTTTTGCAGCATACGCTCCGCGATGAGGGGGTTGATGTCACCGCACTGCGTCTCGATCCCCGACAGACCAGCGCGGTATTGATTGTGAATCTTACGCCAGAGGGAGAGCGCAGCTTTACCTATCTGGTTCATCCGGGGGCCGATGCCTTTGTTTCACCTCAGGATCTCCCCGAGTTTGCGGCTAACCAGTGGTTCTATTTTAGCTCGATAGGGCTGACCGAAAGCCCCGCCCGTGAAGCCTGTCTGGAAGGCGCCCGGCGAATAAAAGAAGCCGGGGGACATGTCATGTTTGACGTCAACCTGCGCCTGAACATGTGGCGTGATGCGGGCGATATCAGACCGCTGCTGGCAAAAGCGATGGGACAGGCATCTATCTGCAAAGTGTCTGCTGAAGAGCTTTGCTGGCTGGGTGAGGTAGAGCATTGGCCGGATGCCCGTCACTTTATTCGGGAGCTGGGCTGTGCGACGACCATTATCTCCCTCGGTGAGCAGGGCGCTCTGCTGGTCTCTCCGGAGGGCGAGTTTAGCTTCCCCGCCCCCAGAATCACCGTGGTTGATACGACTGGGGCGGGCGATGCCTTTGTTGGCGGGCTACTTTACACCCTTTCTCAGTCTTCAGGCTGGGATCATCAGCTACTTGCGGAGGCGATAGATAACGCCAACCTCTGCGGCGCGATGGCGGTAACGGCAAAAGGGGCAATGACGGCATTGCCTTATCAGGATCAGCTTGCCGCCTTTCGGACCACCCATCCGATAAAAAATAACCTCAACCCCTCAGGAGTTTTTTATGAACGTTGA
- a CDS encoding DUF805 domain-containing protein has product MTIQQWLFSFKGRIGRRDFWIWIGAWIVGLIVLFTLAGAEIMPYSTAGFFLTGSLIPTAAVIVKRLHDRDKKGWWALLFIPAWLLVAGNWETFGTLWQWGLGRFIPTLIFVMVLMDLGAFVGTQGENRFGKETSEVKFR; this is encoded by the coding sequence ATGACCATACAGCAATGGTTGTTCTCTTTTAAAGGGCGTATTGGACGCCGTGACTTCTGGATTTGGATCGGCGCCTGGATAGTCGGGCTGATTGTTCTCTTTACGCTGGCCGGGGCTGAAATCATGCCGTATTCCACGGCGGGCTTTTTCCTCACCGGCTCGTTGATTCCAACCGCCGCAGTGATTGTGAAACGCCTGCACGACAGAGACAAAAAAGGCTGGTGGGCGCTGCTGTTCATTCCGGCATGGCTGCTGGTGGCGGGTAACTGGGAAACTTTTGGCACGCTCTGGCAGTGGGGGCTGGGACGTTTTATCCCGACGCTTATTTTCGTCATGGTGCTGATGGACCTGGGTGCGTTTGTTGGCACCCAGGGAGAAAACCGTTTCGGAAAAGAGACCAGCGAGGTTAAATTCCGCTGA
- a CDS encoding GntR family transcriptional regulator has protein sequence MQVDKTSFTPLYKQLFYIICQQIQSGALPLGSQLPTQKALAQAYNVSLIVVKQAWSELTGAGIITSQRGSGSVVSAVPEGVSYGHTYRGITSDLRDTSVAVENHILEIAPRRARDAQADGLSLPAHHHFLYISRIRSLNNRPFNHEKIYLDLSFFPGLTLTAEALENVSLYSLLKVKSDSAIEKVDAILPGAELCEKLQIDQNKPILSVSRQTFMAGETRPFEYCRYYVLSDYFGEIHYH, from the coding sequence TTGCAGGTTGATAAGACAAGTTTTACTCCGCTATACAAGCAGTTGTTTTATATCATCTGCCAGCAGATCCAGAGCGGGGCGCTGCCGCTGGGCAGCCAGCTTCCGACGCAAAAAGCGTTGGCTCAGGCCTATAATGTTTCGTTGATTGTGGTCAAACAGGCGTGGAGTGAGCTGACCGGTGCCGGTATTATCACTTCTCAGCGCGGCAGTGGTTCTGTGGTCAGCGCCGTACCGGAAGGCGTGAGCTACGGGCACACCTACCGTGGCATTACCTCCGATCTACGTGACACCAGCGTAGCGGTTGAAAACCATATTCTTGAGATAGCCCCGCGCCGTGCACGCGATGCCCAGGCAGACGGACTCAGCCTGCCCGCGCATCACCATTTTCTCTATATTTCCCGTATCCGCAGCCTGAATAATCGGCCGTTCAACCACGAGAAGATCTATCTCGATCTCTCTTTCTTTCCCGGCTTAACGCTGACGGCAGAGGCGCTGGAAAATGTTTCGCTTTATAGCCTGTTGAAAGTGAAAAGTGATTCAGCCATCGAAAAGGTCGACGCTATTTTGCCGGGAGCTGAGCTCTGCGAGAAGCTGCAAATCGATCAGAACAAGCCGATACTCTCCGTGTCTCGCCAGACGTTTATGGCCGGAGAAACCCGGCCGTTTGAGTACTGCCGCTATTACGTTCTCTCTGACTACTTTGGTGAGATTCATTATCACTAG
- a CDS encoding sulfate ABC transporter substrate-binding protein, which translates to MNKWGVGLTLLLASGGVLAKDIQLLNVSYDPTRELYEEYNKAFSAHWKQQTGDTVTVRQSHGGSGKQATSVINGIEADVVTLALAYDVDAIAERGRIDKNWIKRLPDNSAPYTSTIVFLVRKGNPKQIHDWNDLIKPGVSVITPNPKSSGGARWNYLAAWGYALHHNNNDQAKAQDFVKALFKNVEVLDSGARGSTNTFVERGIGDVLIAWENEALLATNELGKDKFEIVTPSESILAEPTVSVVDKVVEKKGTQAVAEAYLKYLYSPEGQEIAAKNYYRPRDPDVAKKYEKEFPKLKLYTIDEEFGGWTKAQKDHFSNGGSFDQISKR; encoded by the coding sequence ATGAACAAGTGGGGCGTGGGTTTAACACTACTTTTGGCTTCTGGTGGCGTACTGGCAAAGGACATTCAGTTACTCAACGTGTCTTACGATCCGACTCGTGAACTGTATGAAGAGTACAACAAAGCGTTCAGCGCTCACTGGAAGCAGCAGACCGGTGATACGGTCACCGTGCGTCAGTCTCACGGCGGATCCGGAAAACAGGCTACGTCCGTCATCAACGGGATTGAAGCCGATGTGGTGACCCTGGCACTGGCCTATGATGTTGATGCTATTGCTGAGCGTGGGCGTATTGATAAAAACTGGATCAAGCGCCTGCCGGATAACTCCGCACCTTACACCTCCACCATTGTTTTCCTGGTGCGTAAAGGCAATCCAAAACAAATTCATGACTGGAACGACCTGATTAAACCTGGCGTCTCCGTCATCACGCCAAACCCGAAAAGCTCCGGCGGTGCGCGCTGGAACTACTTAGCCGCATGGGGTTATGCGCTGCACCACAACAATAACGATCAGGCTAAGGCACAGGACTTCGTTAAAGCGCTTTTCAAAAACGTAGAGGTGCTGGATTCTGGCGCTCGCGGCTCAACCAACACCTTCGTTGAACGCGGCATTGGCGACGTGCTGATTGCGTGGGAAAACGAAGCGTTACTGGCTACCAACGAATTGGGCAAAGATAAGTTCGAGATTGTGACCCCGAGCGAATCTATTCTTGCGGAGCCGACCGTATCAGTCGTCGATAAGGTTGTTGAGAAGAAGGGCACGCAGGCGGTAGCGGAAGCTTACCTGAAGTATCTCTACTCGCCGGAAGGCCAGGAGATTGCTGCGAAGAACTACTATCGTCCGCGCGATCCTGACGTCGCTAAAAAGTATGAAAAAGAGTTCCCGAAACTGAAGCTCTACACGATTGATGAAGAGTTCGGCGGCTGGACGAAGGCGCAGAAGGATCACTTCTCTAACGGCGGCAGCTTCGACCAAATCAGCAAACGTTAA
- the fpr gene encoding ferredoxin--NADP(+) reductase has translation MAEWVTGKVTRVQNWTDSLFSLTVHAPVHAFTAGQFTKLGLEIDGERVQRAYSYVNAPSNPDLEFYLVTVPEGKLSPRLHALQPGDEVQLVSEAAGFFVLEEIPECKTLWMLATGTALGPYLSILQEGKDLERFENIVLLHAVRYASDLSYLPLMLELQERYQGKLRIQTVVSRETVAGSLTGRVPALIESGELEAAVGLPMDIDTSHVMLCGNPQMVRDTQQLLKDTRQMAKHLRRRPGHMTAEHYW, from the coding sequence ATGGCGGAGTGGGTTACAGGTAAAGTCACCAGGGTTCAAAACTGGACCGATTCTCTCTTCAGCCTGACGGTTCATGCGCCAGTACATGCGTTTACCGCCGGGCAATTTACTAAGCTTGGGCTTGAGATAGACGGCGAACGCGTTCAGCGCGCCTACTCCTACGTTAACGCTCCCAGTAACCCCGATCTTGAGTTCTACCTGGTAACCGTTCCCGAAGGCAAACTCAGCCCTCGTCTGCATGCCCTTCAGCCAGGTGATGAGGTTCAGCTGGTCAGCGAGGCGGCCGGGTTCTTCGTGCTGGAAGAGATCCCCGAGTGCAAAACGCTCTGGATGCTGGCGACCGGCACCGCGCTGGGGCCCTATCTTTCTATCCTGCAGGAAGGCAAAGATCTTGAACGTTTTGAGAATATCGTGCTGCTTCACGCGGTGCGCTACGCCAGCGATTTAAGCTATCTCCCGCTGATGCTGGAGCTCCAGGAACGCTATCAGGGCAAACTGCGAATTCAAACCGTGGTCAGCCGCGAAACCGTAGCAGGTTCGCTTACCGGACGCGTTCCGGCGTTGATTGAAAGCGGCGAGCTTGAGGCGGCCGTCGGTTTACCAATGGATATCGACACCAGCCATGTGATGCTGTGCGGTAACCCACAAATGGTGCGAGATACCCAGCAGTTGCTGAAAGATACCCGGCAGATGGCCAAGCATCTGCGACGCAGGCCGGGCCATATGACCGCCGAGCATTACTGGTAA
- the tpiA gene encoding triose-phosphate isomerase yields the protein MRHPLVMGNWKLNGSKHMVNELIANLRKELSGVDGCGVAIAPPTLYLDLAKHAASGSHIILGAQNVDVNLSGAFTGEVSAEMLKDIGAKYIIIGHSERRTYHAESDEFIAKKFAVLKAAGLVPVLCIGESEAENEAGKTEEVCARQIDAVLKTQGAAAFEGAVIAYEPIWAIGTGKSATPAQAQAVHKFIRDHIAKADAKVAEQVIIQYGGSVNDKNAAELFAQPDIDGALVGGASLKADAFAVIVKAAAEAKKA from the coding sequence ATGCGACATCCTTTAGTGATGGGTAACTGGAAACTGAACGGCAGCAAACACATGGTTAACGAGCTTATCGCTAACCTGCGTAAAGAGCTGTCTGGCGTGGACGGCTGCGGCGTTGCCATCGCCCCACCAACCCTGTATCTGGACCTGGCAAAACACGCCGCTTCCGGTAGCCACATCATTCTTGGCGCGCAGAACGTAGACGTTAACCTGTCCGGCGCGTTCACCGGTGAAGTTTCCGCAGAGATGCTGAAAGATATCGGTGCTAAATACATCATCATCGGCCACTCTGAGCGTCGTACTTATCACGCTGAGTCTGACGAGTTCATCGCGAAGAAATTCGCCGTGCTGAAAGCCGCAGGCCTGGTACCGGTACTGTGCATCGGTGAAAGCGAAGCGGAAAACGAAGCGGGCAAAACCGAAGAAGTTTGCGCACGTCAGATCGATGCCGTTCTGAAAACTCAGGGCGCGGCAGCATTTGAAGGCGCGGTTATCGCTTACGAGCCAATCTGGGCAATCGGTACCGGCAAATCTGCAACCCCAGCTCAGGCTCAGGCAGTACACAAATTTATCCGTGACCACATTGCTAAAGCAGACGCGAAAGTGGCTGAGCAAGTGATCATCCAGTACGGCGGTTCCGTTAACGATAAAAACGCAGCAGAGCTGTTTGCTCAGCCGGATATCGACGGCGCGCTGGTGGGCGGTGCATCCCTGAAAGCTGACGCTTTCGCGGTTATCGTTAAAGCAGCAGCTGAAGCGAAAAAAGCGTAA
- the glpX gene encoding class II fructose-bisphosphatase: MKRELAIEFSRVTEAAALAGYKWLGRGDKNIADGAAVNAMRIVLNQINIDGEIVIGEGEIDEAPMLYIGEKVGTGKGDAVDIAVDPIEGTRMTAMGQANALAVLAVGDKGTFLNAPDMYMEKLIVGPGAKGAIDLNLSLEDNLRNIASALEKPLSELTVTILAKPRHDETIKEMQKLGVRVFAIPDGDVAASILTCMPDSEVDVLYGIGGAPEGVVSAAVIRALDGDMQGRLLARHHVKGDSEENRRIGEQELARCKAMGIEAGRVLQLDEMARNDNVIFSATGITKGDLLEGITRKGNMATTETLLIRGKSRTIRRIQSIHYLDRKDTEVQKHIL, encoded by the coding sequence ATGAAACGTGAACTTGCCATCGAATTTTCCCGCGTCACCGAAGCTGCCGCGCTTGCTGGCTATAAATGGCTTGGCCGTGGCGATAAAAATATTGCCGACGGCGCTGCCGTAAATGCCATGCGTATCGTCCTTAACCAAATCAATATTGACGGTGAAATCGTTATCGGAGAAGGCGAAATCGACGAAGCTCCGATGCTCTACATCGGTGAAAAAGTTGGTACCGGCAAAGGCGACGCGGTGGATATCGCCGTTGACCCGATTGAAGGTACGCGCATGACGGCGATGGGCCAGGCGAACGCTCTCGCGGTTCTTGCCGTCGGTGATAAAGGCACGTTTCTGAATGCGCCCGATATGTATATGGAAAAGCTGATTGTGGGGCCCGGCGCCAAAGGCGCAATCGACCTTAACCTCAGCCTTGAAGACAATCTCCGCAACATCGCATCTGCGCTGGAAAAGCCGCTGAGCGAACTGACGGTAACCATTCTGGCCAAGCCACGCCACGATGAAACGATTAAAGAGATGCAGAAGCTTGGCGTGCGCGTGTTCGCTATTCCGGACGGGGATGTGGCCGCCTCTATCCTGACCTGTATGCCCGATAGCGAAGTTGATGTCCTCTATGGCATCGGCGGCGCGCCGGAGGGCGTAGTTTCAGCCGCCGTTATCCGCGCGCTGGACGGCGACATGCAGGGCCGCCTGCTGGCTCGTCACCACGTAAAAGGCGACAGCGAGGAAAATCGCCGCATCGGCGAGCAGGAGCTGGCGCGCTGCAAAGCTATGGGCATTGAAGCCGGGCGTGTTTTGCAGCTTGATGAGATGGCACGTAATGACAATGTGATTTTCTCCGCAACTGGCATCACCAAAGGCGACCTGCTGGAGGGCATCACCCGCAAAGGCAATATGGCCACCACGGAAACGTTGCTGATTCGCGGCAAGTCCCGCACCATTCGCCGCATCCAGTCTATACACTATCTCGATCGTAAAGATACCGAGGTGCAGAAGCATATTCTGTAA
- a CDS encoding ADP-ribosylglycohydrolase family protein: MNVEQNKVLGCLIGAAAADAMGAATEVRTQQQIRDYFGGWVTGFEKPPADTFGRCNEAGMCTDDFIQAKYIIDALLNHQRKVSDGAMREAFQRWLDYPFYANFTGPTTRAAMKAIFNDNRASLQGELEGEKQSVQIVNKGNAEATNGAAMKIWPAAVLHPGDIEAAIQSALDITRFTHNNVLAMSGAAAMAAATSEALQNACSAGSIIAAGIYGADRGYALAQKQGAMMVAGPSVGRRIELAVSIGKRHRSWETAIVELADIIGSGLHVSEAVPAAFGLFACCPNSAVDAIISGVNIGNDTDTVATMVGALSGAFHGADAFPADYLTTLDRMNHFDLARLARQIAG; this comes from the coding sequence ATGAACGTTGAACAAAATAAAGTTCTCGGGTGCCTGATTGGCGCCGCCGCGGCCGATGCAATGGGCGCGGCAACCGAAGTGAGGACTCAGCAACAAATCCGCGATTATTTCGGGGGCTGGGTAACGGGGTTTGAAAAACCCCCTGCCGATACTTTTGGGCGTTGCAATGAAGCAGGGATGTGTACCGACGACTTTATTCAGGCCAAGTACATCATTGACGCTTTGCTAAATCATCAGCGTAAAGTGAGCGACGGCGCAATGCGCGAGGCATTTCAGCGCTGGCTGGATTACCCTTTCTATGCCAATTTTACCGGTCCAACCACCCGCGCGGCCATGAAGGCCATTTTTAACGATAACCGCGCTTCCCTCCAGGGGGAGCTTGAGGGTGAGAAGCAGTCTGTGCAAATTGTGAATAAAGGCAATGCGGAGGCGACCAACGGTGCGGCGATGAAGATCTGGCCTGCGGCAGTACTGCATCCGGGTGATATTGAGGCGGCAATCCAGTCCGCGCTCGATATTACCCGCTTTACCCATAACAACGTGCTGGCGATGTCTGGTGCCGCGGCAATGGCGGCTGCAACCAGCGAGGCACTGCAAAACGCCTGCAGCGCCGGGAGTATCATTGCGGCAGGAATTTATGGTGCTGACCGTGGCTATGCGCTGGCTCAGAAGCAGGGCGCGATGATGGTGGCAGGACCTTCCGTAGGGCGGCGTATAGAGTTGGCCGTATCCATTGGCAAGCGTCACCGGAGCTGGGAAACGGCGATTGTCGAGCTGGCCGATATTATTGGCTCTGGCCTGCACGTTAGTGAGGCGGTACCTGCGGCATTTGGGCTGTTCGCTTGTTGTCCGAATTCTGCTGTTGATGCTATTATTTCCGGCGTTAACATCGGCAATGATACCGATACCGTTGCCACCATGGTTGGGGCACTCTCCGGCGCTTTCCATGGTGCTGATGCATTTCCTGCCGATTATTTAACGACTCTGGATCGCATGAACCACTTCGATTTGGCAAGGCTCGCCAGGCAGATTGCAGGCTAA
- a CDS encoding MFS transporter, whose translation MKLSIVEKVGFGAGDMAINVVIVAMQLLLAYFYTDIYGLKAADVGVLFIVVRMIDAFIDPAMGMLTDKISTRWGRYRPWLIWFAVPFGFAVYLMFITPDVAYTAKLAWAYFTYILMTLVYTAITIPYISLIGVISNDPVERLSANGYRFVMTKIAAFLVTIVVPVLAVWLGQGSKAHGYQLSMGLMGIMGTLLFVFCFLTTRERSEPELPSLNIKAQFANLLRNDQWLILGVVIMLLMCGYVIRGSVAAYYAKYYLGGGDALISPFLTTGVVASILAMVATTWVTKFWDKIKMFRYTQLITFALSFAMYFFVDQQSLILAFIFYFLINFFCDMQMPVFWSSIAEAVDYGEKKTGLRVSGLAFGGILFFQKFGMGIAGGVLGFLLSHFGYQADVQQSARSLAGIALMTTTIPAVFHLAVGLLMRKYLINNHYYRDIQADLAHRQA comes from the coding sequence ATGAAACTGTCAATCGTGGAAAAAGTGGGGTTTGGCGCCGGGGATATGGCGATTAACGTAGTGATTGTGGCTATGCAGCTCTTGTTGGCCTATTTCTATACCGATATATACGGGCTTAAAGCCGCTGATGTTGGCGTCTTGTTTATTGTTGTCCGCATGATCGATGCATTTATCGACCCGGCAATGGGAATGCTGACGGATAAAATATCAACCCGCTGGGGACGCTACCGCCCCTGGCTGATCTGGTTTGCAGTTCCGTTTGGCTTCGCCGTCTACCTGATGTTTATTACGCCGGATGTCGCCTATACGGCAAAACTGGCATGGGCCTACTTCACCTATATCCTGATGACCCTGGTTTATACCGCGATCACCATTCCCTACATCTCGCTGATCGGCGTGATCAGTAACGATCCTGTCGAGCGCCTGAGTGCTAACGGTTACCGCTTTGTGATGACTAAAATAGCGGCGTTTCTGGTCACTATCGTTGTGCCTGTGCTGGCGGTTTGGCTGGGGCAGGGTAGCAAAGCCCATGGCTACCAGCTTTCCATGGGGCTGATGGGGATCATGGGAACCCTTCTCTTTGTTTTCTGTTTTTTGACAACTCGCGAGCGTAGCGAACCGGAGTTGCCGTCACTGAACATAAAAGCGCAGTTTGCCAACCTGCTGCGCAACGACCAGTGGCTGATTCTGGGCGTTGTCATCATGCTGCTAATGTGCGGCTACGTCATTCGAGGCTCCGTCGCTGCCTACTACGCGAAGTATTATCTTGGCGGCGGCGATGCCCTGATATCGCCTTTCCTGACGACGGGCGTAGTTGCCTCCATTCTGGCCATGGTCGCTACCACCTGGGTAACGAAGTTTTGGGACAAAATCAAAATGTTCCGTTACACCCAGTTGATCACCTTTGCCCTGAGCTTTGCGATGTATTTCTTCGTCGACCAGCAGAGCCTGATCCTGGCATTCATTTTCTACTTCCTGATCAACTTCTTCTGCGACATGCAAATGCCGGTGTTTTGGTCCTCGATTGCCGAGGCTGTCGATTACGGCGAGAAGAAGACCGGATTACGGGTCTCTGGCCTCGCCTTCGGCGGCATCCTGTTCTTCCAGAAGTTTGGCATGGGCATCGCGGGCGGAGTGCTTGGGTTCTTGCTTAGCCATTTCGGTTATCAGGCCGATGTTCAGCAAAGTGCTCGGTCGCTTGCCGGAATAGCCCTGATGACGACGACGATCCCGGCGGTATTCCATCTGGCCGTTGGGCTGTTAATGAGAAAGTATCTGATTAATAACCATTACTACCGCGATATCCAGGCCGATCTGGCTCATCGCCAGGCCTGA